One stretch of Halapricum desulfuricans DNA includes these proteins:
- a CDS encoding TIGR00341 family protein: MRLLQVTIPTGKRQAIERALEDEGVDYVLTDEASHREYTAVAYVPLPTNAVEPVLERLRNAGLDDQAYTVIVEANTVISRQFEALQAEYAEEEDEERIAREELTSKARELAPSTNNYIILTVVSAVIATAGLLLDSPAVIVGSMVIAPLIGPAMAASVGTVVDDDDLFRRGVVLQFAGLGLAVASAAVFAWIARTANLVPPGLAIADVPAIRERLLPDFLSLAVAIGAGIAGVISLSAGVSTALVGVMIAVALIPPAATVGIGIAWGDPWISLPAAVLTLVNVLSINFVALAVLWYRGYRPTEWFDQDDARRTTIRRIAVLVASVAVLSVFLGGITYDSYQRATTEDAIRADIDAVLEERPTATLLDVHVERTEDAIFRDTDRVVVTVGLPPGETEPSLATTIDDRLDRTVGHDIETEVRYVSVETARSHGVGRVSTRCYSSKGSSGS, encoded by the coding sequence GTGCGACTCCTGCAGGTGACCATTCCCACGGGGAAACGCCAGGCCATCGAGCGGGCGCTCGAAGACGAGGGTGTCGACTACGTGCTGACCGACGAGGCGAGCCACCGGGAGTACACGGCCGTCGCGTACGTGCCGCTCCCGACGAACGCCGTCGAGCCGGTACTCGAACGGCTGCGGAACGCCGGACTCGACGATCAGGCCTACACCGTCATCGTCGAGGCCAACACCGTCATTTCGCGTCAGTTCGAGGCTCTGCAAGCGGAATACGCCGAGGAAGAGGACGAAGAACGGATCGCACGCGAGGAACTCACCTCGAAGGCGAGAGAGCTCGCACCGAGCACGAACAACTACATCATCCTCACGGTGGTCAGCGCGGTCATCGCCACCGCGGGTCTCCTGCTGGACTCGCCGGCGGTCATCGTCGGGTCAATGGTGATCGCGCCGCTGATCGGCCCGGCGATGGCCGCGAGCGTCGGGACCGTCGTCGACGACGACGATCTCTTCCGGCGCGGCGTCGTTCTGCAGTTCGCCGGACTCGGCCTTGCGGTCGCGAGCGCCGCCGTCTTCGCCTGGATCGCCCGGACGGCGAACCTCGTCCCGCCGGGGCTGGCCATCGCTGACGTGCCGGCGATCCGCGAGCGACTGTTGCCGGACTTCCTCTCGCTGGCGGTCGCGATCGGCGCGGGAATCGCGGGCGTGATCAGTCTCTCGGCGGGCGTCTCGACTGCCCTCGTGGGTGTCATGATCGCCGTCGCGCTCATTCCGCCGGCGGCCACGGTCGGCATCGGGATCGCCTGGGGCGACCCGTGGATCAGCCTGCCAGCCGCTGTGTTGACACTGGTGAACGTCCTCTCGATCAACTTTGTCGCACTGGCTGTGCTGTGGTATCGCGGCTACCGACCGACCGAGTGGTTCGACCAGGACGACGCCCGCCGGACGACTATCCGGCGAATCGCCGTTCTCGTGGCGTCAGTCGCGGTTCTCTCGGTGTTTCTGGGCGGGATTACCTATGACTCCTACCAGCGTGCGACGACCGAAGACGCTATCCGAGCGGACATCGATGCAGTCCTCGAAGAACGACCGACGGCGACGCTACTCGACGTGCACGTCGAGCGAACAGAAGACGCGATCTTCCGTGACACCGATCGCGTCGTCGTCACGGTCGGCTTACCACCGGGCGAAACCGAGCCGAGTCTCGCGACGACGATTGACGATCGGCTCGACCGAACTGTCGGGCACGACATCGAGACTGAGGTCCGCTACGTGAGCGTCGAGACCGCCCGTAGTCACGGTGTGGGCCGTGTTTCGACGCGGTGTTACTCCTCGAAGGGGAGTTCGGGCTCGTAG
- a CDS encoding LamG domain-containing protein, whose protein sequence is MGTDRAIRGATPVVGNVLLVAVVIVIGVVLVTLSFSFLEGTGAPSAEASFEYEQTPVGLEMTATAIGTDVTVQLNGRPVATIEAGDAGESVIVPTAPGDRITVVSRDREKSVLVDRTIDDREEVGDFIAYYTFEAGSGDALLDRSNNDNNASLKGDKTGWTGNSYDFTGNDYFEVTKLNAPVYEVSEFTFAVTYKTDSGTAKQELAEHISGSDNWGVEIKPCENWNSCDGDKTDTHNPNFFADESGGSQSGQIFGGPEPVGQKQVVVGTYNGSTTEIYIDGEPKATDSFNSEISMGDFFIGTDAESSGNRDNFDGEIYEIRLYYTAFDDQQVRVLTEAME, encoded by the coding sequence ATGGGAACCGACCGTGCAATCCGCGGCGCGACACCGGTCGTCGGCAACGTCCTGCTGGTCGCCGTCGTGATCGTGATCGGGGTCGTACTGGTGACGCTGTCGTTTTCGTTTCTCGAGGGGACCGGCGCGCCCAGCGCCGAGGCCTCCTTCGAGTACGAGCAGACGCCAGTCGGACTGGAGATGACCGCGACGGCGATCGGAACCGACGTGACCGTCCAGTTGAACGGTCGCCCCGTTGCGACTATCGAGGCGGGCGACGCCGGCGAGTCGGTGATCGTTCCGACGGCACCCGGCGATCGGATTACGGTCGTCTCGCGTGATCGCGAGAAGTCGGTACTCGTCGACAGGACGATCGACGACCGCGAGGAAGTCGGTGACTTCATCGCCTACTACACGTTCGAGGCCGGGAGCGGCGACGCACTGCTCGATCGCTCGAACAACGACAACAATGCCAGTCTCAAGGGGGACAAGACCGGATGGACTGGCAACAGCTACGATTTCACCGGCAACGATTATTTCGAAGTAACGAAGCTCAATGCGCCTGTCTATGAGGTTTCAGAGTTTACATTTGCTGTCACCTACAAGACAGACAGTGGCACGGCCAAACAGGAACTGGCAGAACACATAAGCGGTAGCGATAATTGGGGTGTCGAAATCAAGCCGTGCGAAAACTGGAATAGCTGCGACGGAGACAAAACCGATACGCATAATCCGAACTTCTTTGCCGACGAATCCGGCGGCAGCCAGAGCGGACAGATATTCGGTGGTCCTGAGCCTGTCGGCCAGAAACAGGTTGTTGTCGGAACGTACAACGGAAGTACCACCGAGATCTACATTGATGGAGAGCCGAAAGCCACCGACTCGTTCAACTCTGAAATCTCTATGGGTGACTTTTTCATCGGCACGGACGCCGAGAGCTCGGGGAATCGAGATAATTTCGACGGCGAAATCTACGAGATCCGGCTCTACTACACCGCGTTCGACGACCAGCAGGTCCGGGTGCTGACCGAAGCGATGGAGTAA
- a CDS encoding RNA-guided endonuclease InsQ/TnpB family protein, giving the protein MEYSHRYQAYPTDKVAERLEHHLDVHRQLYNHVRWEYENSPADDKPSEYDQNNKLPEWKQRWPIFAELHSKAAQATVARFHHNLTVLRKLKEKGYDVGRITRQAPSDYRSVTYNQSGFDLDEKRGHNTDAYVRFSKIGWVKIRYSRPIPDHATIKEVTIKKETTGEWFVSFGLETDDAVLPEKPDMDSLDASNSVGIDLGIQKYIHTSDGTTVEWLDLEDEYERLRREQRNLSRKENGSNNWEDQRRVVATVKRRIRRKVLDYQHKITTWLVREYDAVFVEDLNVQSMLQGDGNARNKQDAAWRQFITLLEYKADLYGCHVVQVEPEGTTKECARCGVATAKPIWVRDHSCPACGFETDRDANAAMNILQRGFEELGLGWPESTPVETVTATDTDAIHAVSASHVVETGSLSS; this is encoded by the coding sequence ATGGAATACAGTCACCGCTACCAAGCTTACCCGACAGACAAGGTAGCGGAGCGGCTGGAACACCATCTCGATGTGCATCGCCAACTCTACAACCACGTCCGCTGGGAGTACGAGAACAGCCCAGCGGACGACAAGCCCAGTGAGTACGACCAGAACAACAAGCTCCCTGAGTGGAAACAGCGGTGGCCGATATTTGCGGAACTGCACTCGAAAGCCGCCCAAGCCACCGTCGCCCGCTTCCACCACAACCTCACCGTCCTGCGCAAACTCAAAGAGAAGGGATACGATGTCGGTCGGATCACACGCCAAGCGCCCAGTGATTACCGGAGCGTGACGTACAACCAGTCTGGTTTCGACCTCGATGAAAAGAGGGGCCACAACACGGACGCCTACGTCCGCTTCAGCAAGATCGGCTGGGTGAAAATCCGATACTCACGTCCAATTCCTGACCACGCCACCATCAAAGAAGTCACGATCAAAAAGGAGACGACCGGCGAGTGGTTCGTCTCCTTCGGGTTGGAAACCGATGATGCCGTTCTGCCCGAGAAGCCCGACATGGACTCGTTGGACGCGAGCAACAGCGTCGGGATCGACCTCGGTATCCAGAAATACATCCACACCTCGGACGGGACGACTGTGGAGTGGCTCGACCTCGAAGACGAATACGAGCGACTCCGGCGCGAGCAACGGAACCTCTCGCGGAAGGAGAACGGATCGAACAACTGGGAAGACCAACGTCGGGTGGTTGCCACGGTGAAGCGTCGAATTCGTCGCAAAGTGCTGGATTACCAGCACAAGATAACGACGTGGCTGGTCCGTGAGTACGATGCCGTGTTCGTGGAAGACCTGAACGTTCAGAGTATGCTTCAGGGCGACGGTAACGCTCGCAACAAGCAGGACGCGGCGTGGCGACAATTCATCACGCTGCTCGAATACAAGGCCGACCTGTACGGGTGTCACGTCGTGCAGGTCGAACCCGAAGGGACAACGAAAGAGTGCGCTCGATGCGGCGTGGCGACGGCAAAGCCGATCTGGGTCAGGGACCACTCCTGTCCAGCGTGCGGGTTCGAAACTGATCGGGATGCGAATGCGGCGATGAATATCTTGCAACGAGGCTTCGAGGAATTAGGGCTGGGATGGCCCGAATCAACGCCTGTCGAGACTGTGACCGCTACGGACACGGATGCCATCCATGCAGTGTCTGCAAGTCACGTCGTCGAAACAGGAAGCCTGTCCTCGTGA